CGGCGGCGCCCCCGGCCTCGCCGCCGCGGCCTCGCGCCGCCGCCACGCCTGCGCCCGCAATGCCATCGCCGAGCGCCGCAGCCCCAGCTCCCGCGTCGCCGCTGGCACCCGGCGCGACGCCCGGCGCCGGCACGGACCCGACTACCGTCCGCACCGAGGGAGTCGAATTCCCGTTTCCGGGGTATCTCAGGAATCTCGTGGCCCAGGTGTTCCGGCGTTGGCGGCCCTCGACCGACGCGGAGCTCCAGGCCGAAGTCTTCTTCTTCGTTCACCGTGACGGATCCGTGACAGGCTTGCGGTTCATC
This DNA window, taken from Gemmatimonadales bacterium, encodes the following:
- a CDS encoding TonB C-terminal domain-containing protein, which encodes AAPPASPPRPRAAATPAPAMPSPSAAAPAPASPLAPGATPGAGTDPTTVRTEGVEFPFPGYLRNLVAQVFRRWRPSTDAELQAEVFFFVHRDGSVTGLRFIRRSGSFAFDLEAQGALEAAARVHAFGSLPDGYGADVLPVSFFFSPGSMR